A window of Gadus chalcogrammus isolate NIFS_2021 chromosome 2, NIFS_Gcha_1.0, whole genome shotgun sequence genomic DNA:
ACGCCCAAACCATATATTGTAGTcacccaaaaaaacaaacataatctAATAATTAAATGTCATATAATCCCAAAACAGCTGTGTTGGGTTTCATGACTAACCTAATTATTACCCTAATATGCTTCTGGTTATTCTGGGCTTGCTCATTCTTGGCAgcatgtgtgtttacatttcGCAACGTCGGGCAGACTGACCACTTGTGGGTGTTTACTTGCATTTCATTTGGCAGTGTTACCACTGTTAAGCATGCTGGTTGGAGTGATTCTGTGACTTGCATTTGTAGGCTTGCCTTTGATTCCTACAGCATTTCTACACTAGTATCTGGTTCTCTACTCTAAACATTGGCCCTGATATTGATTATAGTTTCATCATTCTTTGTCTGATCGCGAGCAGAGACGTTTATAGCAACAGTATCAATAGTGAGGCAGGCTAAATGGGACCATTAGTGTTTGTAACTTTCAGTGAATGAACTGCATGTTTGTCTGCATTtatagatctctctctccctctctctctctctcaatctctctctatctctcccggAGATCAGATCGTGAACACGGTGTTCCTGCTGTCTGCGGTCTATTTCCAGTTCCTGCCCGCGCCATGGCTGGTGTTCATTATCGTCCTCTACGAGGGCTTACTGGGGGGCGCGGCCTACGTCAACACCTTCTACTTCATAAGCAAGGAGGTCAGTCTGTGGTTCTATGAGTCGAGTCTATGAGCGAGGCTGGTTCATTTGATGTAGCACAACCCTGTAGACCTAACGCCATTCCCAGTGCAAGGAAGAAATCACGTATCCAAAAAACAAAATGTTGGAATTAAATTTGGCAGTCGGTCATGTTGTGGTCAAGTTGTGAGCTACGGATTGTCATCTTCACACACTGGGTGTTGTACCGTCTCCAGTCAGGGGACCGGGAGCGGGAGTACGCCATGGCTGCAGCCAGCGTCGGAGACACCCTGGGCATCGCCCTGGCCGCGCTCACCGCCTTCCCCGCCCACAGCTACTTCTGCTCCCTGTGACAGAGCCCAGGAGCCACACCCAGCGGGGCCACACCCACAGGGGCCACACCCACAGGGGCCACACCCACAGGGGCCCCACTCAGAGCGACCAAAATGGTGGATCTCTCTAGCCAGCCCAACACTTCCTGCCAGGCACTGTCTTATAGCGCAGTCCGGTTTACTCCAGTCACTCCTTGGCTGTTTATTctagaaatgtattttaaaatgggCCAGCACATCCAGCACATATCTTTCAAGGGTTGGTCAGTCCaaatttccaaaaaaaaacgGTTTTGAGCACGCGAGACTGAGCCTTGCTATCCCCGCTCATCATTCGGTACATTCTGAACATGCACAGTGGCTATCACGGTACGAGGACGTGACCATGCATAACAGAGGTGCATCGTTTCACATCGCTAACGTGCAAACCAAACGTGATACATTTCCTGAACTCGACTCTTATGCAAAGGTTTATGCAAACCTTTGCAATGGCTGCTAATGGAGATACGCACGGTTGTGAATGTGATATATACCCCTAGACTCTATCCACTTGATTATAAATATGTGGCCTACTGCAGAAGCCCACGTGTATATATAACGTATACTTTAGAATTTAaggtatttatatatttaatagtGGTGTAGGTTTTGCGGCCTGTGATGTGCAGTTCAGATCCAGTAGGAGTTATGGACAGGGGGAGGAAACGGGTTCTCAAGACTCATttaatgcattacatttttatCTTGCGTATTATTATTTTCCAAAAACATTCCCTTTTTGTGATTTAGTTTTATTTATAAGAAGGTTCTTGTTCCGCGTAGCTAGCAAAGGTTGGACCAAATTGAACCGATGCCTCTCCTTGACTCGTCCACATAGATTGAGAATCTGTTGAAATCACACCAGACATTCGTGTACGTTATATCATTTTCATGAATATTGTTCTTAGAGGGTTGAAACCTGAAGTGAGCGCGTCAGGATTCGACCTGAAATTAAAGCAGCTGTCCACTAGACACTTtagttttgtattattatattgttttaCCCTTGATTCCTAAATTACTGGAACTTGGTTTGTAATTGCTCTACAATGGATTTTGTAGGGCAAAATGGTGAATCGTTGTTAAATTGTTAAATCAACACACTTTATTTGCAGCTGTAGTTGCAATGTGCAGATTGCTACTTAAACGATGTTAATGATATTAAACTGATATTAATTGGCCTCTGCCTACGCTTCGGTGTTATAGACGCTGTGCTTTTCTGACTAAATGTTAAATCATATTTACAATGTCTTAGGTTTATTCAATAGGAAATGTTTCTCCAGGATTTTCCAGAGAGACAAGCTAAAAATAGGATTCAGAACTCCCAGAATGCTCTCTGGGAGTAGCTGAGAACTATCTCATTAATATTAATCAGTAATTGGTTGCCAGCTAAAGTGCACAACTTTTTTTGCATCGTCTTTTAAATCTTCACAAAATGTTGTTATTATGCCACATGTTGTTGCTATAACTGTTTTTACTTGACATAATACAGCAAAAAGTGTCTAATATATCATGAAAATacaaatgataataaaaacgatTTAAATAGATTTGGAATTACATGTTATTTTCTGTGCAATTCAACAGTtgctaaatattttttttgtttattgaaactacacaaaaacaaaatatttgacatttttattcatacTGAAAATATCTGATCTTAAACCGAATTATTTGTAAATGAATTTGGTAAAATTGTATATGATCACATATCAGAATTGTAGAACCAAATAATTATCCAAATCACATTTACCAACGTCTCTTCAATGTATTTTGCAATATTCAAAGCAAAACGAACAGGACAAATATATtgatttacacatttaaaaaaaaacaatgcaagcTATCCATTGTCCAGGGAGCACTCTGAAAGTGCGCGTACTTGATTACATGAGCGCGCATTGCCGACACCGGAAGTAGTAGCCAAGTCGGCGGCGTTCAGCTGGAGTGGTGAACCGGGGAGGAAGCGCAAAGAAAAGGCCGACTTATGAAGAAAGACCAGCCGCATAACTCATCCATGGAATGAAATCAGAGGTCATTGTTTTTATAAATAGCCCCGCCAAAAGATCCATGCTATTTCTACGCGAATTTTCGTAAAGGTACGGTTATGTTTCGTTCACGACGTTTCTATATTAAATGCTAACTCCGGTTAGCCTCCTAGCTCGCCTCCTAAAACAGGCGGTGCTAAAGTTCCTAGCATACGAGAGCTAGTTAATTGGCACCCTTTTGGACTTGGGGGAACCCCAAAGGCACATATCTTGGTTCTGAAAACAACGGTAGTACTGTGCGTGGTCTCGGATGGACCATTATGATAGCACACCGGTTTAAATAACGTGTTGGCTTAATTGTAGCCGCTATCAGTGACGTAAGCTAAAGTTTTAGCATGGGGTTTAGCTCCGCGAAGGGGCCTAGGGTCGCCTTGTTCTCCATACAGACTCTACCCCAATAAAGTTTATACCGccatgtgtgtatacgtgtactCTGAAATGTCCACCCTTCAAGATGTTTACACGGAATGTATATTTGTTGACTGGAGATTTGTTTTTCTTCCCTTACAGCTGACGTCTGAAAGTTAGCCTGTCCCCCAGTGCGCTGAGTCCGATCAGAAGCAGGGTGACAGCGTACTGTTTGCGCCACACACATCGCCCGTTGTGCTGCACCGTCTCATCTGAGTGcagtcaaggtgtgtgtgcgcaagagCACGCAACTTGTGTGAGCGGATCTCCCTATGTGTGTGACAATGGGGGACATCAGTGACCTGGACCGACAGATAGATCAGCTACGACGCTGTGAGCTGATAAAGGAGAATGAAGTCAAAGCACTGTGTGCCAAAGCAAGGTAATCACTACGAAATTACTTCTACGAAATGTGACTGCTAGAGAGATTGAAATGGGTTGAGGTCATGCTGCTTACctagaaataaatcaatggaGCAGTATGCtagtgttaaaaaaaacaagcagtGCTTTTCTAACATTGATTTCAACAGGTCATGGACTCTTTAATGTGGCAAATGCATCAATCAATACAGCTTGCTCTTGCATGCGTGTTGCATAAGCCTTTTGTTTACCATAATCTCTGTTGGAAAATACTGAACATTTTGGAATCCTAGCCTAGGATGTAATCAATATAGAAAAATAAACCATTGAGTGATTTAAATGATGATATTCTGAATGTAGTGGTTGTATGACCTGGCTTTTGTCAAACTTCTCGATAGCGGACTTGTGGGACACTCTTTGGCTTTAATCTTTTGTATGGTTTTGTTTTCAGGGAGATCTTGGTGGAAGAAAGTAATGTCCAGCGAGTGGACTCGCCGGTCACCGTGAGTTACTATCCGACTTAACCAGGAACACAATTGGCCTGACATTTAAATTCAAGTGTTCAAACATTGACTGTTTAATGTTTGTTCATTATCTTGTTTTACAGGTATGTGGCGATATTCATGGGCAGTTTTATGACTTGAAAGAGTTATTTAGAGTAAGTACGCTCCCTTTAACCTCCTGTATTTAGTTCAAACCAAACATCTTTTAAAGGTTTAACTGGTatcatttaaatgtataaaaaacTAGTTCTGTCATATATTTTGTTGAGTTGTGCACTTGCATCATCCCAAAGTTTGCAACAAAGTTCAAACCCAGAGAAATCAGTATTTTGATCCAGGAATGGTGCGTTTCCTTTGATCGGCTGTCAATAGCGTCGTGCCCTTTTACCTCCTACCTCCTGGGGAAAACACGAGATCTGTAAACCAGTAGCTCCCTAGTTTATAGATGTATTTCAATATTGATCTGCTACCACAACAAGTGGCCCATGACAGCCTGCTTGCATGGTAACGTTACAACACGCTCATAAGTTATTTTCCTATGATTTTGTGGAACACAATAACGGCACTGGGCATCCCCGTGATTTGATTGGCCTCTTACTCATACAAAGCTCTGTGGGCAGTTGACTCATCTAATCTTGTGTTGGCAGGTTAACGTTAAGTATTTTCTCTGGCAGCGGAGGTGAACAGCTGATCCCTACTTTATGACCTCCTCAAACTACGTCTTTGTTATTGATTGCGAAACCACTAGTGGAAGAAATAACGTCATACCTTTAAACTACTTGTTGGTGTTTAATGCACTATCAATGATTATACCACGATTATTGTTTTGGATATCTTAAGAAGAGATTTCACCTGATGAAGTGAACCCTAGGTTTGATTGTTATGCGAACTACGTTCATATGCGTTTGGCCTTGTTTCTCAAGGCTGAGGAATCAGCCAGTTGCTCACTGGCCCCACACTAACTGTTAATCACCCTCCGTTGGCAGGTGGGCGGAGATGTTCCAGAGACAAACTATCTCTTCATGGGCGACTTTGTGGACCGAGGTTTCTACAGCGTGGAGACCTTCCTTCTGTTGCTCGCTCTGAAGGTACAGAGCTGTCTGATTCCATgcttttatataataataataataataataataataataataataataataattatacatttcatttatagTGCCCTTTTCATCCGAAGATCTCAAAGGGCTACAGGTTAAAAGCAAAAATAGATATAAAAAGGGGGTTTAAAAACATCTATGAGTGGGAGCTAAaggtttttttaaaaataaatgttttaagacAATCAGTGGATTGTGGTGCCCTCATACATCATTCATTTGCACCAGGGCATGTCAGTATTGACATTTAACACTTAATTCATTACATAGAAGTATATGGGAATGTCAATTAATGTATGCTATCGGACTAACAGAATTTGTCCTTTTCTATTTGGTGTTTAAAACCTTGCATTGATTGTTTCAGGCGTGTCTTAATCGTCGTTAAGACTGAGAGTAATTCAAACTGGCCATCGCCATAAGTCGACTCGATTAAATCAAGTCGGAGCCCAGCCTTGATTTGAAAGCTGTGCGGGGGGGAACATTTAGTTTGGCGTCCCTCTGATCCCCTGTAATCCCCCAGGTCAGGTACCCAGACCGGATCACCCTGATCCGAGGGAACCACGAGTCACGGCAGATCACCCAGGTGTACGGCTTCTACGACGAGTGCCTCCGCAAGTACGGCTCGGTCACCGTGTGGCGGTACTGCACCGAGATCTTCGactacctctccctctcggcCATCATCGATGGCAAGGtgagctgccccccccccccccccccccccccccccccaaagtgtCTACTGTTTGTCTGGTTGTAGTTGGCTGACCATGGGGTTAATACGTCGGTCTGGTGGTTCTGGGGACCGTTGTTATTGAAGGGTGATCCAGGATCAGGCAGTTATGTTagatgttacagcagaacctctggggtGGGATTGCTCACAGAGACTGAGCCGTTAACCAGGAACAGATGGGAAGTCTGGAGAAAAACTCATTTGTTGAGGATTGAGATGaggctttcagaaggggattgttTTTACAGTGGCCGGTGAACCATATTGCAACCAAATACATCTGAGCCCTAATTTAACTCTACGGCCTCTTgtccacacacaccgaacacggAAAAAAGTTGTGTGCCTTATATCACTTatatcactgcactggctccctgtctcactcagaattgagtacaaggtctccctcctcacccaccagtgccttcacggacttgcccccctctaccttcaggaactcctcacccacccgacaaactcacgtacactccgttcaggatccactcacaccctccaaacccgacatacaaagctgtgcaccatgggtgatcgggccttttctgctgctgcccctagactatggaacgccctccctgaccacctgagggctccacagactacagctctttttaaacggaacctcaaaacccatctctttaaaagagcatttagctaaactttctttgaggttccccctttttaatttttttggtatttttttctctgaagcactttgagattcttgaatataaagtgcattataaatacaatttattattattattattattattattatatgtgtgCTTTTAAAAATTAGGTTTTAAGGACTTATTGTATTATCTGGAGACCTGCACGATGTTTAGTGTTTCTTTCAAAACTCTTTTTAGACTTGAAACTCAAACCATATTCTGAGGCCTCCAAACATGAAAGgacacttttttgtttttaaaggacACCTTTATTACAGTTTACTACTGCTGGTTGTAGTAAACTGTACTAAAAGTTTTGGTTGGGCCCTGAAGTGTGATCAACATGATTGGCTGAAACAAATGAAGTGTGAAAAGAGTCTTTGCCTTTGGATATGACTCTAGAGCCAGAAGTTTACCTTCTGAGAGGGTCTCACCGCTTCGCATTGTGCTCCTCCAGATCTTCTGCGTGCACGGCGGCCTGTCCCCGTCCATCCAGACCCTGGACCAGATCCGGACCATcgacaggaagcaggaagtgcCCCACGACGGGCCCATGTGCGACCTGCTGTGGTCTGACCCCGAAGGTACGGCGTGTCCCCTCTTCGGCCCCCGTGGCTGTACAGGGCGGGGCCCTGGGGAAGGCTTGGATTACTCTTTCCCTTCACAACACAGGATGTTTACCAGGGGACCGTGTTAAAcaatggtcccccccccccgatggtgGTCCTCTGTTGACCTGTGCCTGACCGTCTCCCCGTCCCCCTCAGACACCACGGGCTGGGGCGTGAGCCCGCGGGGCGCCGGCTACCTGTTCGGCTCCGACGTGGTGGCCCAGTTCAACGCGGCCAACGACATCCACATGATCTGCCGCGCCCACCAGCTGGTGATGGAGGGCTACAAGTGGCACTTCAACGAGACGGTGCTCACCGTGTGGTCGGCGCCCAACTACTGCTACAGGTGGGGGGGCGCACACGCATGAAGGAGGACCTGTTGGTCTCACGGGAGTCCTGAATGTCCTCACACCACTTAATACCGTTTGGGTTGGCTAATGGCCTCCCATGATGCAACAGTAGCAATACTCGGTCTGGCAATCTTCCAACGGCCACTTCACTTGTTCGACGTGTGATGTCCAAAATAACTTTTCACATACAGTTCTGTTTAGCTTTCTGATGTCCTGACCGGTTGCATCTCTTGAGCGTCCCTGAAGAATAACTTTTTGCattttgtcttgttttaaacCAAACACGAACACTGTGTGTTACTTAACATAAGTATAACGTGTTAGTAACTGAGTGACTCAAGAAGGCAGGGCGAGATGTTAATATCCATTTAAACTTTTAGTGACTCGCACCAGATCAATGTAACTAgttaaaagtaactagttacacttgtaactagttacttttaacTAGTTACATTGATCTGGTGCGAGTCACTTGTAACTAGTTACACTTGTAACAGTAACTAGTTACACTTGTGACTAGTTGCACTTGACGGGTGCCGTAGAGCGCCCCCTAAGGCACGGGGGTAACGCTGCACTCTGTTGACCCTCCTCTCATCACTAACCGGCCCTGCTCCCGGCCCGCCCCCCAGGTGCGGTAACGTGGCGGCCATCCTGGAGCTGGACGAGCACCTGCAGCGGGAGTTCATCATCTTCGAGGCGGCGCCGCAGGAGACCCGGGGCATCCCCTCCAAGAAGCCCGTGGCCGACTACTTCCTGTGagcgccaccccccccccccccccaccccctcggGACAAGAGTCGGGCGGGGTCCAAAACAGataagctcctccccctcccccccaaccgcTCTCCCGATAGGACAGACGCTCGCCCGCACCCACCGCCCGTCTTTCACTTATGAGCGGTCGcggcaccccccccccggtgtgcGGCCCACGAAGAGggagccccccccaccacactgcCAGCAGCGCGATGGTTTCCCCGGACACAAGGCTCCGTCAGCGCCGACCTCCGGACCTGGGCCCATGACTTTTGTAACTGTCGTCTATAGCGCTTTCAAAACGGCGGCCATTCAATTTCGTTTTTAAAATGTTCCGACTCTGTCGCCGCTGTggtcgtctcctctctctgatctctgtagataccccccccccccccccccccccccccccctacctctcgCCTTTCCTTCCACAAACCTATTTGTAGTATTTTTACATGAACAGTCAGATAGTTGGGACGGGGGACGTGGAAGGAGGtataattgtttttttaatgatatgCAGACTTTTTCATTT
This region includes:
- the LOC130399891 gene encoding serine/threonine-protein phosphatase 4 catalytic subunit B, with protein sequence MCVTMGDISDLDRQIDQLRRCELIKENEVKALCAKAREILVEESNVQRVDSPVTVCGDIHGQFYDLKELFRVGGDVPETNYLFMGDFVDRGFYSVETFLLLLALKVRYPDRITLIRGNHESRQITQVYGFYDECLRKYGSVTVWRYCTEIFDYLSLSAIIDGKIFCVHGGLSPSIQTLDQIRTIDRKQEVPHDGPMCDLLWSDPEDTTGWGVSPRGAGYLFGSDVVAQFNAANDIHMICRAHQLVMEGYKWHFNETVLTVWSAPNYCYRCGNVAAILELDEHLQREFIIFEAAPQETRGIPSKKPVADYFL